The following coding sequences lie in one Haematobia irritans isolate KBUSLIRL chromosome 3, ASM5000362v1, whole genome shotgun sequence genomic window:
- the LOC142228881 gene encoding uncharacterized protein LOC142228881 — protein MDMQAVKLVPQLNASSAYYKMKLQVHNNFVWDETDGSLVASVFVTCIIKHLRNFVAYCPEIHHIIIYSDGCFYQNRNVTFSNALPTFCMETNISIEQKYIVSGHTQMECDSTHTLIERKVRRKQIYLPSQFTELIKEARQSRSSLKAHQLHYDFFLDFESIPKRYTSIRPGRSSGDPTFNKLRALGYDNSGSLYYKTDICAEYEILPQRRATTYKSAQPSPLYSNKIELSKKKWDHLQDLKNLLPKDCHHFYEQLPYKMISNTHVHTYIKFCSQGENSYGLLQFRLKSKIVVVT, from the exons ATGGATATGCAAGCAGTTAAACTAGTGCCTCAATTAAATGCAAGCTCTGCatactataaaatgaaattgcaAGTTCACAATAATTTCGTGTGGGATGAGACTGATGGAAGTCTCGTAGCGTCTGTTTTTGTGACATGTATTATAAAACATTTAAGAAACTTTGTTGCTTATTGTCCAGAAATCCACCACATAATCATTTATTCTGATGGCTGCTTCTACCAAAACCGAAATGTTACCTTCTCCAATGCCTTGCCTACCTTTTGTATGGAGACAAATATATCAATAGAGCAGAAGTACATAGTAAGTGGACACACACAGATGGAATGCGACTCCACACACACCCTTATTGAGAGAAAGGTGCGAAGAAAGCAAATATACTTACCTTCTCAATTTACGGAACTCATAAAAGAGGCTCGACAATCCCGTTCATCTTTAAAAGCACACCAACTTCATTATGACTTTTTTTTAGACTTCGAAAGCATTCCCAAGCGATACACATCAATTCGCCCAG GTAGGAGCAGTGGCGACCCAACTTTTAACAAGCTACGAGCATTGGGTTATGACAACTccggat ctttatattacaAAACAGATATATGTGCCGAGTACGAGATTTTGCCACAAAGACGCGCGACGACTTATAAATCTGCCCAACCTAGTCCActttatagtaacaaaattgaaCTATCCAAAAAGAAGTGGGACCATTTGCAAgacttaaaaaatttactacCAAAAGACTGCCATCACTTCTATGAACAATtaccttataaaatgataagcaatacacatgtccacacatacataaaattctgctctcaaggcgaaaactcat